Below is a window of Calderihabitans maritimus DNA.
CCGTCTTGGCTACCGCCACACCCTGGCTGTTCGCAAATTCCAGAAGCTTGGCTACCTGCCGGTCTAAGTCTGCTCTCTGGTCAGCGCTGGATACTCTGGCGTATACAGCCGTTTTTCCTCCCTCCTTTTCTTCGCCGACCTTAACCA
It encodes the following:
- a CDS encoding recombinase family protein; the encoded protein is IYMKLSEWARKQGISYKTAWKWYKEGKLPVPAYQTPTGTILVKVGEEKEGGKTAVYARVSSADQRADLDRQVAKLLEFANSQGVAVAKT